The Candidatus Brocadiia bacterium genome includes the window GTAAGTTATTAATGCTGAGCCGTTAGCCAACTGGGCTAAATGGCCGGTCTCGATAATGAATTTTTTGTCGCCCAGCTCCGTTGTTACTTTAAATGGTTGCATACTAAATCCTTGTTTCCTTTCTTTGATTGGTAAGCTGATTCCAGCACGAGGCTGATGGCCGTCTGTCGGACGGACAGTCGCCTATGGAGGAAAGCTGAATATTATGGTTTAATTTAATAAACGAGGTTTGATAATATCCAAGCCTACTCAAATCATCCACATTATTTTCTGATACCAAGCTGTTTAATCAGCTTCTGATACCTGACCGGATCTTGCTTGGACAGGTATTTGAGGAGTGCCGAACGCTTGCCGATAATCACGAGGAGCCCGCGGCGAGAGTTATTATCCTTGGGGTGGCGTTTGAAATGCTCGGTCAGTTCATTTATCCACTCCGTCCAGATAGCTACCTGGACTTCTGGCGAGCCGGTGTCGTTCTTGTGCACCTGGTACTTCTTTACAACATCTTGTTTCTTTTCTATCGTTAATGGCATAAGGTGCAATTAAACGAATATTTAAAATAATGTCAAGGAAATAATGAGAAATCTGCCAAAAACCAGGAATAGCGCCAGACCCGGATTATGAGTCACTTAAATTGACAATTTTAGGTTCGAATACTATAAATTGATAAACAGGGATTATGAAAGAAGAAATATTTGACAATGATTTCTTAAAGCGGTTGGAGGCCATCAAGCAGATGCTTAAAAAAGTTCTGATGGCTGGCACGGCCGGCGAGCGGGTATCTCGTCAGAAGGGCGGACGGGTGGAGTTTCTGGACCATCGGGGCTATTCGGCCGGAGACGAAACAAGGTATATCGACTGGAACCTGTTCGGGCGGACGGAGAAGTTGTATGTAAAGGAGTTTGCCAGCGAGCAGTCGAGGCCGGTGTATGTTCTGGTAGACAATTCTGAGTCAATGCGTGACAAGTCAGTTTATGCCAAGCAACTGGCAGTGGTAATGGGATATGCTGGACTGGTTCTGGGTGGCGACGTGAAATTTGGGTTGTTCCCCGGGTCAGACGGACGGATAATTTTATCGACGGTATTCAGGGCTGATAAAGATTTGTCAAAACTGCTGGGGTTTGTCGGGAAACAGCCGGCAGCCGGCCGGACAGATATTGGTTCGGCTTTAAGCCAGATGGACAAATCCCTGGTCAGGAAGGGGTTATTGATATTAGTTTCTGACCTGCTGGAGGATGATTCCAGATCTGCGCATGACGCGCTTATCAGGTTCATTAAACGCGGGTTTCAGGTTAATGTGATGCATGTGATATCTGAGCCGGAGGCGAATCCGGCGTTTGGCGGCCGGGCGGTTCTGCACGACGCCGAGACTGGCGAGTCGCGGCTGATAAAAATGGATAAGTCGGTCAAGGACGCTTACCAGAAACGGTTAGCCGGATATTCGGATGAGTGGAAGAGTTTTTCTCATCAGCATGATATACAATATTTTTACGTTAGGACCTCGACTCCGCTGGAAGATATAGTTGTGAACTTCCTTAAGGCGGGCGGGCTGTTAAGATGATTATTAATAGTGATTGAAATATGATATTTCAGAATCCGCTATGGTTATTGGGTTTGCTGGTTACGCCGCTGGTGGTCTGGCTAGTCTGGATGTATAAGCGGCCGATACATCTTTTGGTGAGCAGTGTCATACTCTGGCGTAAACTGCCTGACGCCGAGACTTCGTCCAGAACGCGCTGGCAGTGGGTTCTTTCGATGGTATGCTATGTATTGGTTGTTGTTTTACTGGTGCTGGCCCTGGCGCAGCCGGGTATTTATTTGAATCAAGAAACGCCCAGGCATGTTATTGTTCTGATTGATAATTCGGTTAGCATGAGCAGCTTTGTATCCGATACCGACAAGTCGAGATTGAGCATTGTCCAGGAGAAGATTGAAGATGTTCTGTCCAGATTAAACCAGAGCGATACGGTTTCTGTAGTTCATTTGCAGGGTGCGCTTAATGGTTTAAACAAGCAATCAGCTGTTGAATACTTAAAGGATATAAAATTTGCTAAGATAGGCGGTAATTTTGATGAATTGATAAAACAGATTAATTCATCCATTATCGCGGAAAGCAAGAAGAAGCTTTTGTCTTTGATAATTTGCTCTGATAAAATGCCGCCGGAGGAAGTACTTGGTCTATTATCTTTTAAACCATTATTTATCTTGGTGGGAGGACCATCGAATAATAAGGCAATTATTAAAGCCAACGACTCACCGACTCCCAATAAGCCGGGCTTTGTTGATATATTTGCTATGGTTAGGAATTATTCCGGATTAAGCGCCTATTTTCCGGCGGAACTATATGATAATGATGGCAAAATAATAAGCAGCATTAATGTAAATATACCGGCCGGGGGTGAATATCCGATAGTATTTTCGGATATTCCGGACAAACAGAAAGAATATACGATAAGGATTAATATTAGAGATGAGTTGATGGCTGATAATGAGGTTCGAGTGTGGGTTGGGGAAAAAGGATTGAAGATATGCTTAATCGGGGCTAAGAATGAAGCAGTATTAAAGGCATTGGTGGCGGCGAATGGAGCAGGCCAGGTTAATTACATCAGTTATGACCAATTTGTTCTGATCTCAGCTTTGGATATGGATAAGTATGATTTGTGTATATTTAATGATATAATGCCCGGGGTGTTGCCCGCACGAAGCGTGATTATAAACCCTCCTGACGGTAAGAACTTCGGGAGAGAATTGCAGTTATTATATGATGTATCCGGGTTAATCACGCCAACTAACCTTGCGATAACAGATCAGACCGCCCCGATATTTACTTGTGTTAATTTAGATAATATCCATGTTAAAAGCGCGAAGCGCTTGATGATAAATGACCGTGATCATTTTAAGCCTTTGGTGAAAAGCATGGATGATGTTATAGTGGGCGAATTTTCTAAAGATGGAAAGTATTGCCTGATAATCGGGTTTGATGTAGAATGGAATAAAGATAGTAATTGGGCGTTAATGACTTCTTTTCCGATATTCTGGGCTAATATAGTAAATAAAATAAAAAGTGAAGGGTTGGATATAGGGGCAGTTTATGGAGAAGATGAATCTAATAACAGCGGTAATTCGAGAAATGATTTAGAGCAGGTTTTTTTTGGCAGTCAAGAGAAGGAACTGGTTCAAAAAGAACTGGGTTGGTACCTGATGATGATGACGTGCGTGGTGATTGTAACAGCTTGGATATTAGAATGAGCAGTATGTTAGCACCTAAAAAAATAAAGTCTATCTTGGTATTAAGATTAGGTGGTATAGGCGACGTGGTTATGGCCACGCCGGTCTTTAGAGCATTAAAGGCTCATTTTTCTAATGCTCGCATCACTCTGTTATCCGAAGAGCCGGGGGCTGAGGTGGTTCGGGGAGCGCCTTATGTGGACGAGCTTCTGCCTTTCCGTGAGTTGTATACTTACCGCAGGAAAAGCCTGATGGCTTTACCGATGAATATCAAGTCTTTTATAGAAGAACTTCGATTAGCTAAAACGTTGCTTCAGCGGCGATATGATATATTTGTAGATTTGCATATGCTTTATGGTTTTAAGAATGCGATTCGGCCGATGATGATTGGCTGTTTTAGCCGGGCTCCGATTAGAGTCGGGTTGGATACGGATAGGCACTCATTATTGATGAATATACGCGTTCCAGACAGCGCATTTAGGATGAGGCATCTTGTAGATCGGTCATTAGATGTTATTGGGGCGCTGGGCGTCGATACTAGTAACCGCCAGACTGAAGTCTGGATAACTGAAGCAGATCGTAAGTTCGCGCGGGAATTACTCGATAAGAACATTGATTTAAATGACAAGTTATTAATCGGAATTCATGCTGGCGCAAACCCTTGGGCTTTAGTCAGACAGAGTTGGCCGCTGGAACGATTCGCCGCTGTCGCGGATATTTTGTCAGAGAAGTATGGCGCTAAAATTGTTTTTACGGGAGGGCGTTCGGAGATATCACTTATTGAGCAGGCAACATTATTAATGAAAAAGAAGCCGTTTATTGCAGCTGGGCTGACTACGCTTAAACAGGCGGCCGCATTAATGGAGCGATGCCATCTTTTTATAAGTAATGATACTGGTCCTATGCATATGGCTGTAGCCATGAAAACGCCGACCATTGGAATCTTTGGTCCGGGTAACTGGCCGGCCTTAGGTACGTATGCGCCGGAAACTAATTTTATAATGGTCCGCAAAGATATAGATTGCTGGCCTTGCCACAACTTGAAATGCGCTACCCGCGCCTGCATGGAACGGATAGCTGTAGATGATGTCGTTAGTGCGGCAGGTAAACAAATTTCTAAATTATATGCTAACAAATTCGGGAAATAGACGTAGGAAAATTGTTTATGTCATTACCCGTTTGATAAGAGGTGGGGCGCAGAAGGTTTGTTTTGATATTATAGCATCACTTAAAGATAAATATGACATTACGCTTATTAGCGGAACTGAAACCGGAGTTGAGGGGTCACTCTGGGTAGAGTTTAAGTCTATATCTAACATTAATATAAGGCAGTTAGCCCAATTAGTTCGTGGTATTGCTCCTTTCAAAGATACGATAGCATTAATCAGATTATACTGGTTTTTCCGCAGCTATAATCCGGACGTTGTGCATTGTCATACCTCTAAGGCTGGGTTTTTAGGATGTTTGGCGGCAAAACTTACCGGAGTCCCCAATATTATTTGGTCGCCACATGGACATATATTTTCTGCTGATGCTCAAATCCCTCAGGTAACCGGACTATCAATGAGTATTTTTTACTGGTTTTGGAAATTAACCTGTTGGTGTAGCAATACAGTTATTGCTCTTACTGAGTCTGACAAGAAGGACCAAGTTATGTTGGGTTTAGCACCGGACAAGAAATTCCGAGTTGTTTATAATGGTTTAGATGCTCTGGTCAATGGGGCGGATAAGATACCAGAAATAAAAGGCCAGCCAATTCTTGGTGTAATAGGACGGCTTAGTCCGGAAAAAGGGCAGGAATATCTTTTGAAGGCCATAAGTATTCTTAAACCCCAATACCCTCAAATTAATTTATTAGTGGTTGGTGATGGTGGTCAGAGAAAATATCTGCACTCAGTTTCAGAGCAATTACAGATAACATCATTGGTAACATTTACCGGACTTGTCGAAAATATTCATCCTTTCGTGAGTAAAATGGATATAGTGGTTTTGCCATCACTTTATGAGTCATTTGGGCTGGTTTTGCTAGAGGCGATGGCGATGAAGAAGCCGGTGATTGCTTCAAATGTAAATGGCATTCCAGAGATAGTCGAAAACGGTAAAAGCGGGATACTGGTTGCTCCGCGAGATGCGCAAGCATTGGCTGTGGCAATACAAAAGCTGATAGATAATCCCGTTTTAGCTAATACGATGGGGCAGAATGGCTTTGATAGATTTATTAAGTTGTTTACCAGGGAGCAGATGATTGTTAAAATAAAAACTATTTATGGCCATTAAGCGGCTAAAGAAGTCAATAAATAATTTCCCAGAAAATCCTGGTATTTATATAATGAGGGATAGGAGAAATGATATTATTTATGTGGGTAAAGCAAAAAGCCTCAAGCATCGCGTGGCAAACTACTTCAGTAAAGCACTGGACAATAAAACTTTTGCTTTGATGAGCCGGGTGAAGAATATCGAATACAAGATTGCTGGTTCGGAAATTGAAGCTTTGCTTTTAGAGGCACGGTTAGTGCGGGATGAGCAGCCGAAATATAATGTACGTTTACGGGATGACAAGTCATTTCCGGGTATTGCCATAAGCAAAGAAAAATTTCCTCGCGTATTTATTGTGCGAGAGTATGGCATAGAAAAGAACAAGAATATAGAGTATTTTGGGCCATTTGTGAACATTAAAAATCTTCGGGTTGTTCTAAAAGTGCTTCAGCGTGTATTTAGGTTTCGAGTTTGTCGGCAAATGGATAATAAAAAAGGTTGTTTATTGCACCATATTGATTTATGTGCCGCACCATGTCTGAAGAGAATTAGTTCATCAGACTACCAATCTAGTATCAGTTTATTAAAGCAGTTTTTAAATGGTAGTTTGGATAATTATAAATCAGGTTTATTAAATAAGCTAAAGAATGACAAGTCGCGGGGGAGGCCAGAATTAATTACTAGATGTCGGCATCAGACGGATATTTTAAAAAGAATAGCGCAAAATAGTTTGCCTGGAGAACAAATGCTTAATTCTGATAAATTATCAGGAATTAAGGCTATTCAATGTGCACTAAAAATGGATCAATTGCCAAGATTTATGGCCGCTATCGATATTTCTGATATCAAAGGCACTGCGGCTGTTGGTGCAATAGTTACATTTTATGATGGGCTGCCTTACAAGGATGGGTACCGGCGTTACCGCATTAAGACCGCAATAGAAGGGCAGGCGGATGATTATTATAGAATAAAAGAAGTTATTACTCGTTACATCCAGCGACAGCTTAATGAAAAAAATAGTTTTCCGGATATTATTTTAATAGATGGTGGTAAGGGGCACCTAAATACTGTAATAGAAGTGCTCTACAACATTAAGGACAGGACAAAGCTTCCGATTTTTATAGCTTTAGCGAAGAAGAACGAAAAATTATATACATTTGAAAATGGTAAAATTAAAGAGATTAGTATTTCCGAAAAAGGTATGAAAATATTCCAGTATCTACGCGATGAAGCGCACCGTTTTGCTCAGGCATATCATCATTTGCTTCGACGTAAAGCGTTAATAAAGGGGTCTCTATGAAAATATTAGGTGGTTCAGCCAAAGGAATGAATTTATTTTCTCTTGATGACAACAGTGTGCGTCCGGCCTTAGCCCGAATGCGTAACTCTCTTTTTAATATAATGGCTCCAATCATTCCTGGAACGGTTTGTTTAGACCTTTTTGCAGGTACGGGTGCGTTGGGGTTGGAGGCTTTAAGTCGCGGTGCTGATTTCTGCATATTTTCAGAGAATAACCGAAGATGTTTTGACGTACTGAGTAGAAATATAGCTAAACTTAAGGTTAATGATAAATCTCAAGTGCTTTTTATTAATGCTTTTAGTATTAGTGAACATCTTGCATCAAATAGATTGATAGATGTTATTTTTGTTGACCCCCCGTATAAATACTATAATGATAATTTAATACGGCCAAGGCTAATAGAACTTTTAGACTCTTTGGTAGAAAAAGGTCTGGTTAATCCGGATGGGAGGGTGATTGTAGAGCATTCCCAAAAGCAATTCAGTGATGCAGAATTTAAAATGCTGGTTTTATATGATATTAGAGAATACGGTCAAACCAAGCTATCTTTTTTCCATCCCAAAGCATAAACTTACGATATTTTTCAGCTCTATAATTGTTGCAATGTTTCTATTTGCTGCAGATTTAATAGGCGCAAGCAGCAATAATTATATTTATTTTGAGACCGATGAGGTTGTTAGCTATCTAAAAACAGCATCTGAATATGAGGCGAAAATGCAATGGCGTGAAGCTATTGAGCGTTATGAATTTTTAATTAAAAAATACCCGGAAGCACTTTGTTATATAAATGTTAATTGCTATGCCGGTATTAAACAATATTATATTCGGCGACTGCAATCCTATCCGATAGAAGGCCGGCAAATTTATAGAGATATGTTTGACGAAATTAGGCGAGTTGAATTCAAAAATGCCATCAATCAGTTCCGGGAATCAGGTGATATCAGGTCTGTTACTGAAATGATAAATGCGAATCCGCTGGGAGATGGTTTAATAGATGCTTCTATTCTAGCGGGAGACTATTTTGCTGAGTCCAACCAATATGATAAATCGATAAGGTATTATCGCATGGCCATTGAAAATTCCCACTGGCGTAACTTGAGTGCAGATAAAGCTGAAACTCGTCTTAAGCAAGGCTTTAGTTTGGAAAATATTATTGTGCCAGAGAAGATAACTGATCGGCTAAAGCTTGGGAGCAACAATGCCAATAATTTTGAGCCTCCGGATATACCTTTAGTTGCAAACCCTATGCTGGAATTATCCTGGTATTGCCCATTTGAAAGTATTAAGACGTTATTTTTAGCTAATAAAGAGAAAACCGGTAATCATGCAGATAACTCTATGAATACTGCTGAGCCGTCAAAGTTTTCTTTATGTTCCCCCTTGATGACAGATGGGAAAGCGTATATTAATGCTGGAATGTTTATTGCATCGGTGGAACTAGAGAGTGGTAAAATAGCCTCATTTTTTGCGCCAAGTTTAGCAGGAGGGCAAGCTAATTTTGGAAACATAAAAAATAATACAAGGATGATAATCAACGATTCGGGGAAAAGGCTTTATGCAACAATTTTTACTAAATCTAGGGAAGGGTTGTTGCTTGCTTTAAAAATACCAGAGCTTAAGGAGCTTTGGAGATCAAAGCTTAGTTTTAATGAAAGTGGAGTATCTGCCCCTTTATTTTATGGGGGAAATGTGTACTTGTGCGGATTTTTTAAAAATAATAATGAATGGCAGTTTTGCATGTTATGTTATGAAGCAGATACTGGGCATCTTATGTATAAAAAAAACATATATTCGCTTAATCGTGTCAGCAAAGGCATTCAAGGCAATTTGGTGGATGCATCCTGGATTGCCGAAAATAAAGGTTTTATTTACTTGCTTACCCCATCCGTTTTATCTGTTATAAATGCGGAAGATGGAGAAATAATGTGGGTGAATGATTACAACACAGCAGAAATTATTCAGTTATCAGAAGATTATTATGGGTTTGCTAAACAGATTACTGAGATCATGCGTAATCCTCCCATTATAAGAAGTGATATTGCAGTGGTGCAGTCAATATATTCTGGAAAGGTGTTTGGATTTGATATAGTCTCTGGTCGAATAAAATGGCAACAGGTGATTAATATTAACCGTACAACTGGGACTATGAAATATCAAAATCAAGATCGGCGAACACATGAATATGTGCCACGGACCGAAATTGTATCTATAATAGGTTGCGCAGGTGATACGGTTTTAATTCAAGGTGGCGATTTAATTGCCATAAATATAGAAAATGGAAAGATTGTTTGGAAGATATCAATGGAATCAATCTGTAACTGCTCGCTCAGCCAGAAAGTTTCAACTAATAATGATACAAAAATTAGCCCGGGATTTATAACCAATAGCCATGTATATTTCCCGGTAGAGCAGAGTATTATAATTCAAGATATTCCGCCAGGTAAATCTGAACCAATTGGTATGAAATTACCGGTAGGGCTAAACCAACCGGATTATTCTAACCGGGTAATACTTTGCCGTATTTCTGAAGGAATACTAGTTATATCAAACAAAGGTATTTGGCTTTATCGGATAAAACAGGGTTAATTGTCAGCCTGGTATTAAAGCGCCTTATCATAAAGTCGATATTTTTTGTAAAGCCGGGCGCCTAATGATTCAATCGTGCGATTCATCAAAACATTGTTTTCCAAGATCCACGATAACTCAGCTGCTTTGTACCCACGAGCCATCCCATTTTTTATAGTTTCCAAGTAAAATAGCACATCTATCCCGCGTTTTTGGTATTCAGGGATAATACCCATGGTAATTACCCGGACATTGTTAAATTTTTTAATATAAATATGCCAAAGCAGTTTAAATATGCCAAAAGGAAACAAACGTCCATTAATATGCTTGAGGGCCATATTAAAATTCGGTAATGCTAATGAAAAACCAGCCGGTTTACTTTGAACCTCAGCTATCAGTAAAAGAGACGGATCCACGATTTTTTTCATATCCTTTGCCATATATTCGAATTCTTCATCCGTCATGGGAACAAACCCCCAGTTATTGCTCCAGGCTTTATTATAAACCTCCTGGATGATTTTGATCTCTGTATCAAGGTGTTTCATATTAGCCCGGCGGACGGTAATCCTGAGATGAGACTTGACACGTTCTGCTACCCTAATCATTTTGTTGGGTATGACTAAAGTGTCATCGACATACCAGGCAAAAAGGTCTTTCGATTTTATTAATCCAGTATCGTCGAAAAGCCGCATATAATAACTCGGGTTATAAGTCATCATAAACATTGGTGGAGAGTCAAAGCCCTCTACGAGCAATCCGCAGGTTTCATTAGTAGAAAAATTCATCGGCCCTCGCATTATTTTCATACCCTTATTTTTAAGATATCCTGCAGCCGCAGTAAAGAGTTCTTGTGCTACAGCTTTATCGTTGATGCACTCAAACAAACCAAAGAATCCTGCTTGGTCATTATATAGTTTATTATGAGCTTCGTTAATAATAGCTGCAATACGGCCCAAGGGTTTCATTTCGTCAGAATACGCAACAAATAGCTGGACCTGGCCATGCCGATGGAATGGATGTATGTTAGGGGTGAGCAATTTTTTATCTTCGCTGATCAGGTTTGGGACCCAGTTTAGATTATCCTTATAGAGCCGGGCAGTCCAGGGTAAATATATAAAATCATGCCAAGGGTGGCAAGGAAGTTGTTTAACCGAGATCATATTTAAATTATACCCAGCTTCTTACCAGTTTTTACACATATTTCCATAACTTTATCTAATTCATTGTCTGTGTGGGTAGCCATATAGCTGGTTCGGATAAGAGATCCATCAGGTGGTACAGCCGGGCTGATAACAGGGTTTGCAAAAACCCCGTTATTGAAAAGTTGTTTCCAGAATTCAAAAGTAAGCATATCCTTGCCCAGAATTAACGGTATAATAGGAGTTTGAGTATGACCAATATTAAAACCCGAGGCCTTATAATTATGCTGCATCTTACGGGTAATCTGCCAAAGACGTTCGCGTCGATTAGGTTCTTTTATTAAGATGTCGAGGGCTGTCAATACGGTGGCTACAGCGGAAGGTGGCATACTAGCTGAAAATATTAATGCTCTTGAGAGGTGCTTAATATAACTAATGACTGGTTCTTCGCCGACAATAAATCCGCCTAGTGATGCAAATGATTTGCTGAACGTGCCCATAATCAAATCAACATCGCTTTCGATATTTAAATATTCGGCTGTTCCACGGCCGTTCTTGCCCAGAACGCCAATTCCATGAGCGTCGTCAACCATCAATCGAAAACCGTATTTTTTCTTTAGTTTTACAATGTCTGTTAAGTTTGCAATATCACCTTCCATGCTGAATACGCCGTCCACTATTACCAGTGCTGATTTTGGATTAGCTAGATCTTTAAGAATACGTTCCAAATCTTCAATGTCATTGTGCTTGTATTTTATTGTTCGGCCAAAGGATAGCCGGCATCCGTCTACGATGCTGGCGTGATCGGCACGGTCAATAATGACTGTATCATCTTTACCCACCAATGTAGATATTACACCTTGATTAGTTTGAAATCCTGTAGAGAAAACCAGGCAAACTGGTTTGTTCATAAACTGGGCAAGTTTAGATTCCAGTTCTTCATGAATATCGAGCGTCCCGTTTAGAAATCTTGAACCAGTACAGCCCGAACCGTATTTTTCTATAGCCTTTATAGCCGCTTCTTTAATTCGATTATCTTGGGTTAAGCCCAGGTAATTATTGGAGCCAATCATAATCATCTTTTTTCCGTCGATAATTACTTCTACATCGGCTCCGGATTGAATAGCTTTAAAATAAGGGTAATAGCCCTTTTCCTTAGCTTCTTTAGCTCTAGTATAATTGAAACATTTATTAAAGATATCCATAGACGATATTTTAAATATCAGAATAAGAAGAGAGGGTCAAGAAAAAAAGAGGGCTAAATTACTAACGTCTGTAAAGTTTGTCTGCTTTAAAAACGGGACCTTCATTACAAACAGTGGCCCAATCCCAGGAACCTGGTTTTTTAACAACTTTGCAAACGCATCCCCGGCATAGACCTATTCCGCAACCCATTCGGGATTCCATAGAGACTTGTGCCGGAATATTGTACTTCGTGACGATATTACAAATTGCATTTATCATTGGTATTGGCCCGCAGGAGTATATAACCGGTTTCCCATGTTGGCTATTAATGGTTTTATTAAGTAAATCAGTGACCATCCCTTTGATCCCGACTGAACCGTCTTCAGTAGCGACGTGGATATTTGTGGATAGCCGCTTGAAATCAGTTAAGCAATAAAGTTGATTTTTAGTCCGTGCCCCGAGCAGAACAGTTATATTATAGCATTTACTATGGACTAAGTATTTTAACAATAAGTGCAATCCGGCAATGCCGATACCTCCCCCGGCTAGGATAGCATGTCTTGTATTAGGAGTTAGCTTAAACCCTTTTCCTAAAGGTCCAAAAAGAGTTAGTTTTTTGCCTGGTTTCAATTGACGCATTAATTTTGTACCCTGACCAACTACTTGATATATAATTTCTATTTTTTTATTTTGCAAAACGTCATATATACTAAACGGACGGCGTAGAAGTAACTCATTATTAATTTTTAAATGGATGAATTGTCCTGGTTCGATTGTATTAAAGGCCTTGATATATAATTTTGAGTCTAATGATAGCATCATTCGGCCAGCGTTAGGCGAGATGGATTTATTATGTATAATTTGGGCGATAAAATTCATTATTTAGGGGAATTGGAAGTTCGCGCTTTCTTTAAGCCACCAATTATTCCATTTATCTATTGGTTCCTGTTGCTCTTTAATTGTTAAGTAATGCTTATATCCAAATGTCTCTCCTGCATTAAGTTTGGAGAGCAGGCTTATAGCCAGCGCTTGGTGTGATGATTCATTACTCTTTAAAGCGTCTATCATTATAGGAATGCCTCTTTTATCTTTAAGTTTTATCAAAGCTTCTCCAATGGCAAAAGAAAAGGTATTATCTGGGTCAGTAATCATTTCGGCCAGAATAGGCAGGGCTGAAGGATCCTGAAGATTTCCCAGGACGTGGGCTGCGGATATTCTGATATCTTTTTCCTTGAGAGCGACGGAGATAATTGGGATGACCTCGTAAGCTGTCATTTGGCTTAAGGATTCTTCAATTCGCGTTCGGTAGAGAAGGTTTGGTGTTCGTAAAGTTTCAACCAGGGCAGCTACTGCGGATTTCCCAAAAAGTCTAAGTTTGGCGCTGATTTCCGGAATATTAGCCGTCTCAGATTCTAAGGATTTAACTAGCTTGTTTAGCTGCTCAGGCATTGATGAGTCATTTTTAGGGCGTTCATTGTGCATTATTTCTTCACGCAATATTTTTAATTCAAAACGGATGTACTCAAGCGCTTTTTTATCCTCATCGCTGGAGTTAGAAATGTCTTGGAGTTGCCTTGTGATTAATTGATTTTTTTTCTCTATTTCCGCTA containing:
- a CDS encoding pyridoxal phosphate-dependent aminotransferase family protein, whose amino-acid sequence is MDIFNKCFNYTRAKEAKEKGYYPYFKAIQSGADVEVIIDGKKMIMIGSNNYLGLTQDNRIKEAAIKAIEKYGSGCTGSRFLNGTLDIHEELESKLAQFMNKPVCLVFSTGFQTNQGVISTLVGKDDTVIIDRADHASIVDGCRLSFGRTIKYKHNDIEDLERILKDLANPKSALVIVDGVFSMEGDIANLTDIVKLKKKYGFRLMVDDAHGIGVLGKNGRGTAEYLNIESDVDLIMGTFSKSFASLGGFIVGEEPVISYIKHLSRALIFSASMPPSAVATVLTALDILIKEPNRRERLWQITRKMQHNYKASGFNIGHTQTPIIPLILGKDMLTFEFWKQLFNNGVFANPVISPAVPPDGSLIRTSYMATHTDNELDKVMEICVKTGKKLGII
- a CDS encoding HEAT repeat domain-containing protein — protein: MADESIKILYHRSGYLSSLSQTEAIKKINVLEIIFTMRNVSRTVITLFCILILVLFATKCTSGEMNRRIAEIEKKNQLITRQLQDISNSSDEDKKALEYIRFELKILREEIMHNERPKNDSSMPEQLNKLVKSLESETANIPEISAKLRLFGKSAVAALVETLRTPNLLYRTRIEESLSQMTAYEVIPIISVALKEKDIRISAAHVLGNLQDPSALPILAEMITDPDNTFSFAIGEALIKLKDKRGIPIMIDALKSNESSHQALAISLLSKLNAGETFGYKHYLTIKEQQEPIDKWNNWWLKESANFQFP
- a CDS encoding N-acetyltransferase; protein product: MISVKQLPCHPWHDFIYLPWTARLYKDNLNWVPNLISEDKKLLTPNIHPFHRHGQVQLFVAYSDEMKPLGRIAAIINEAHNKLYNDQAGFFGLFECINDKAVAQELFTAAAGYLKNKGMKIMRGPMNFSTNETCGLLVEGFDSPPMFMMTYNPSYYMRLFDDTGLIKSKDLFAWYVDDTLVIPNKMIRVAERVKSHLRITVRRANMKHLDTEIKIIQEVYNKAWSNNWGFVPMTDEEFEYMAKDMKKIVDPSLLLIAEVQSKPAGFSLALPNFNMALKHINGRLFPFGIFKLLWHIYIKKFNNVRVITMGIIPEYQKRGIDVLFYLETIKNGMARGYKAAELSWILENNVLMNRTIESLGARLYKKYRLYDKAL
- a CDS encoding PQQ-binding-like beta-propeller repeat protein, with product MILENTVKPSYLFSIPKHKLTIFFSSIIVAMFLFAADLIGASSNNYIYFETDEVVSYLKTASEYEAKMQWREAIERYEFLIKKYPEALCYINVNCYAGIKQYYIRRLQSYPIEGRQIYRDMFDEIRRVEFKNAINQFRESGDIRSVTEMINANPLGDGLIDASILAGDYFAESNQYDKSIRYYRMAIENSHWRNLSADKAETRLKQGFSLENIIVPEKITDRLKLGSNNANNFEPPDIPLVANPMLELSWYCPFESIKTLFLANKEKTGNHADNSMNTAEPSKFSLCSPLMTDGKAYINAGMFIASVELESGKIASFFAPSLAGGQANFGNIKNNTRMIINDSGKRLYATIFTKSREGLLLALKIPELKELWRSKLSFNESGVSAPLFYGGNVYLCGFFKNNNEWQFCMLCYEADTGHLMYKKNIYSLNRVSKGIQGNLVDASWIAENKGFIYLLTPSVLSVINAEDGEIMWVNDYNTAEIIQLSEDYYGFAKQITEIMRNPPIIRSDIAVVQSIYSGKVFGFDIVSGRIKWQQVININRTTGTMKYQNQDRRTHEYVPRTEIVSIIGCAGDTVLIQGGDLIAINIENGKIVWKISMESICNCSLSQKVSTNNDTKISPGFITNSHVYFPVEQSIIIQDIPPGKSEPIGMKLPVGLNQPDYSNRVILCRISEGILVISNKGIWLYRIKQG
- a CDS encoding dihydroorotate dehydrogenase electron transfer subunit — protein: MNFIAQIIHNKSISPNAGRMMLSLDSKLYIKAFNTIEPGQFIHLKINNELLLRRPFSIYDVLQNKKIEIIYQVVGQGTKLMRQLKPGKKLTLFGPLGKGFKLTPNTRHAILAGGGIGIAGLHLLLKYLVHSKCYNITVLLGARTKNQLYCLTDFKRLSTNIHVATEDGSVGIKGMVTDLLNKTINSQHGKPVIYSCGPIPMINAICNIVTKYNIPAQVSMESRMGCGIGLCRGCVCKVVKKPGSWDWATVCNEGPVFKADKLYRR